One window of the Cryptomeria japonica chromosome 7, Sugi_1.0, whole genome shotgun sequence genome contains the following:
- the LOC131040621 gene encoding uncharacterized protein LOC131040621: MRRKPTLSRNKSNHIAREIVHTLTDFGFTENQIKSTILRNPLVLTLKADGELKPRIDFLKQIGLDPQDMPGIITRNPNVLTGSLENSLAARILHLRNLFGSNVHLGQALKRAPDLLTADFESRVKPKVEYVKNYLGISEGTIVFLVALRAVLSFSFETLEKKIQYMASLSLAEDEIRLLIKKRPKLLHLTTKRIQKSMDFLIHTAGLELESVALNPVLLDLSVEKRLKPRYEVFKYLSTISQSKVPRLGTFFLLTEKEFIKRLV, from the coding sequence atgagaagaAAGCCAACCCTGTCGAGAAACAAATCCAATCACATCGCTAGAGAAATCGTTCATACTCTGACAGATTTTGGATTTACTGAAAACCAGATTAAGAGCACCATTCTTAGAAATCCATTGGTTCTTACACTGAAAGCGGATGGAGAGTTGAAGCCCAGGATAGATTTCCTGAAACAAATAGGCTTGGATCCTCAGGACATGCCAGGTATTATAACTCGCAACCCCAACGTGCTTACCGGTAGCTTAGAAAATAGTCTAGCTGCTAGAATCCTCCATCTTAGAAACCTATTTGGCTCAAATGTCCATCTGGGCCAGGCCCTCAAAAGGGCGCCTGATCTTTTGACGGCCGATTTCGAGAGCCGGGTGAAACCTAAAGTGGAGTATGTGAAGAATTATTTAGGCATTTCGGAAGGTACAATTGTATTTTTGGTTGCCCTAAGAGcagttctttccttttcctttgaaacCCTAGAAAAGAAGATTCAATATATGGCGAGCCTTAGTCTGGCAGAGGATGAGATCCGTCTATTAATTAAGAAGagaccaaaattattgcatcttACAACGAAGAGAATACAGAAAAGCATGGATTTCTTGATACACACTGCAGGTCTTGAGCTCGAGAGTGTTGCTTTGAACCCTGTACTTTTGGATTTAAGCGTAGAGAAAAGGCTAAAACCTCGCTATGAAGTCTTTAAATATCTGAGTACCATTTCACAATCCAAGGTCCCTAGGCTGGGTACTTTTTTTTTGCTAACTGAAAAAGAATTCATTAAACGTTTAGTCTAA